One Tolypothrix bouteillei VB521301 DNA window includes the following coding sequences:
- a CDS encoding BlaI/MecI/CopY family transcriptional regulator, translated as MAPLPNYRPKQLSLGPLEAEILSIIWELSSATVKDVHDRILADPNRELAYTSVTTVLRRLTDKGWLACDKKGRAFYWRPLVTQQQAEMIRAHEQLRRFLAVGNPDVVAAFADSLDEAATEQIQAIAKRIQAARQAREEK; from the coding sequence ATGGCACCTTTACCAAACTACCGCCCCAAACAACTGTCCTTAGGTCCCTTAGAAGCAGAGATTTTGAGTATTATTTGGGAACTGAGTTCGGCTACAGTTAAGGATGTACACGATCGCATCTTAGCCGATCCCAACCGAGAGTTAGCATACACGTCGGTTACCACAGTGTTGCGTCGCCTCACAGACAAAGGTTGGCTAGCCTGCGACAAAAAAGGGCGAGCGTTTTACTGGCGACCATTAGTCACACAGCAGCAAGCAGAGATGATTCGAGCACACGAGCAGCTACGACGATTTTTAGCGGTAGGCAATCCCGATGTAGTCGCTGCTTTTGCTGATAGTCTTGATGAAGCTGCTACCGAGCAAATACAAGCGATCGCGAAACGCATTCAAGCCGCACGCCAAGCCAGGGAGGAGAAATAA
- a CDS encoding M56 family metallopeptidase: protein MHILMILAALTVAYWMRSQSTKISGNWNERWQKTLFLFLFPPLLIFMTDIALLCMGPQGKMGGLQTGCFSYVLALIILAFIAISCIKLAVEGWKSIQSTRNCFPVNIAGQQVRVLNTKALFAGQIGFWQPQLVLSEGLLQTLTPDQLETVFAHEQGHFHYRDTFWFFWLGWARFCTAWLPNTEVLWQELLTLRELRADVYAASKVDPLLLAESLLLVATTPPVSSEICCAALGSSGVDRLEQRIEALLKEPQPIGRSNLQFWKSFLLALLPMVTVIFHT, encoded by the coding sequence ATGCACATTTTGATGATTCTAGCTGCTTTAACGGTTGCTTATTGGATGAGGTCTCAATCGACTAAAATTTCAGGTAACTGGAATGAGCGATGGCAAAAAACACTCTTTTTATTTCTCTTTCCCCCATTGCTCATTTTTATGACAGATATTGCTCTACTGTGCATGGGACCCCAAGGGAAAATGGGCGGCTTGCAGACGGGCTGTTTCAGCTATGTTTTAGCGTTAATTATTCTTGCTTTTATTGCCATTTCGTGCATTAAACTGGCAGTAGAAGGATGGAAGTCTATCCAATCGACCCGCAATTGTTTCCCAGTTAACATTGCAGGTCAGCAAGTGAGAGTTCTCAATACAAAAGCATTATTTGCCGGTCAAATTGGATTTTGGCAACCTCAACTCGTCCTCAGTGAAGGGCTGCTGCAAACTCTTACCCCAGATCAATTAGAAACAGTCTTTGCTCACGAGCAAGGACATTTTCACTACCGAGACACGTTTTGGTTCTTTTGGTTGGGATGGGCGCGTTTTTGCACTGCTTGGTTGCCCAACACAGAAGTTTTGTGGCAAGAACTGCTGACATTGCGCGAACTTCGAGCTGATGTCTACGCTGCATCGAAAGTAGACCCATTACTGCTTGCAGAATCGCTATTGTTGGTAGCTACTACCCCACCTGTCTCCTCAGAAATTTGCTGTGCGGCTTTAGGTTCGAGTGGCGTTGACCGTTTGGAACAGAGAATAGAAGCTTTGCTAAAAGAACCGCAGCCCATAGGGCGATCGAACTTGCAGTTTTGGAAAAGCTTCCTCTTAGCGTTATTACCTATGGTGACTGTTATTTTCCATACATAA
- a CDS encoding potassium channel family protein, translated as MYVLIGGAGLIGLSLAQKLVELGHTVAVIDIDPTACRYAREQVGAMAFEGSAVSTEVLLEAGIRKANALAAVLRNDALNLAMVTLARHYGVSHILSRMRHSDFAEPLRLAGATHVISTVELAVSTMVNAIEYPQVESMMHFEQGQIEVLKLAIPNSCYVVGRSVAEIAQDFRFPTGSLIIGYQPHPHEDLMIPNGSTVLEPGSTILIVTKPGSLHQVIDFMEGCK; from the coding sequence ATGTACGTGCTAATTGGTGGAGCAGGCTTAATAGGGCTTTCTTTGGCTCAAAAATTGGTAGAACTAGGTCATACTGTTGCCGTCATTGATATTGACCCTACGGCTTGCCGTTATGCTCGCGAACAGGTAGGAGCGATGGCTTTTGAAGGAAGTGCGGTCAGTACAGAAGTGTTATTAGAAGCTGGAATTCGTAAAGCTAATGCTCTGGCTGCTGTTCTCAGAAATGATGCGTTGAACTTAGCAATGGTAACTCTTGCCAGACACTATGGGGTTTCCCATATTTTGTCTCGGATGCGCCATTCTGATTTTGCTGAACCACTGCGTTTGGCAGGAGCTACTCATGTTATTAGTACTGTTGAACTAGCAGTTTCAACAATGGTGAATGCTATTGAGTATCCGCAAGTAGAATCAATGATGCATTTTGAGCAAGGACAAATTGAGGTTTTAAAACTTGCTATTCCAAACAGTTGCTACGTCGTTGGTCGTAGCGTTGCCGAAATTGCTCAAGATTTTCGATTTCCTACTGGCTCTCTCATTATTGGCTATCAACCTCATCCTCACGAAGATTTGATGATTCCTAACGGTAGTACCGTCCTAGAACCGGGTTCGACTATACTGATTGTGACCAAACCTGGGTCTCTACATCAAGTCATCGATTTTATGGAAGGCTGTAAATAG
- a CDS encoding DUF3124 domain-containing protein: protein MKLYQYFYLAITLIVLVSCQSTEMTPKPQPKKNLARPSYQVVTLDKNFKIATGQTIYVPIYSHIYHHNQQEVFSLAATLSIRNTDLANPMIVTSVRYYDSEGKLVKQYLERPIQLDALASTDFFINRNDTSGGLGANFIVEWVAQTEISSPIVEAIMIGTDFQQGISFTSPGKVIKSQNSDKGSLPKQRS from the coding sequence ATGAAGCTTTATCAATATTTTTATTTAGCAATTACATTAATTGTTCTTGTATCTTGTCAATCAACTGAGATGACACCAAAGCCACAACCAAAGAAAAATCTAGCAAGACCATCTTATCAGGTTGTGACTCTAGATAAAAATTTTAAGATAGCAACGGGTCAAACAATCTATGTTCCTATTTATTCCCATATTTATCATCACAATCAGCAGGAAGTTTTCAGTTTAGCGGCTACGCTCAGTATTCGCAATACAGATTTAGCAAATCCAATGATTGTCACTTCTGTACGTTACTATGACTCAGAGGGAAAATTAGTTAAGCAGTATTTAGAGCGTCCCATTCAACTTGATGCGCTAGCTTCAACAGATTTTTTCATTAATAGAAATGATACCAGTGGCGGTTTAGGTGCAAACTTTATTGTGGAGTGGGTAGCTCAAACAGAAATATCTTCACCGATAGTAGAGGCAATCATGATTGGTACTGACTTTCAGCAAGGAATTTCTTTTACCAGTCCTGGTAAAGTCATTAAAAGTCAAAATAGCGACAAAGGTTCATTGCCAAAACAAAGATCTTGA
- a CDS encoding cation:proton antiporter, with product MDVSSLVTVSIILLLLATGVALLTRWLRVPYVTGLVLAGLPITELFSRRIGLEPNLVLNLFLPILIFDAGINTDISRLRSTFKPIALLAGPGAVFSSAIIAFVLKFGLGLAWIPALFVGVILANTDTVSMIAVFKEIPVPSRLSTIVEGETLFNDAAALVSFNLLVQIYSTGSLTFLEGIQQLLFIALGGCGVGLVLGYLSIPIFTRLDDPLSSLLLTVAVALGTFQVGQFLGVSGAVAVVVAGLIFGNFGLSRNASASSRITLLSFWEYASFTANTFIFLMIGIEINPITLLKALPVVLLAVLAYQVGRVLTVYPLLAGVRWFDRPIPLRWQHLLFLGNIKGSLSMALALSLPTTLPGREGLIALVFGSVLISLVGQGLSLPWFVKRLKLSKFSKAQQQVEELQAQLITSKAAQDELDSLLKSGVLPKSVYEEMRSSYQVRIAGAEKALRELYNRRPEEFETKSGELSKLDAIRRRLLLAEKGALNEAMRKQILSEDIVRGRLQTINEQLLQLDDDL from the coding sequence GTGGATGTATCTTCCTTAGTCACCGTTTCAATTATTTTGCTGCTTTTAGCCACTGGGGTTGCCTTGTTAACACGATGGCTTCGCGTTCCATATGTTACAGGGTTGGTGCTGGCTGGTTTGCCAATTACCGAGTTATTTTCTCGTCGTATTGGTTTAGAGCCAAACCTTGTTTTGAATCTTTTTTTACCGATTTTAATATTTGATGCTGGCATTAATACAGATATCAGCCGCCTGCGAAGCACCTTTAAACCAATTGCTCTCCTGGCTGGTCCTGGGGCTGTGTTTTCCAGTGCTATTATTGCCTTTGTCTTAAAATTTGGGTTGGGGCTGGCTTGGATACCCGCTCTATTTGTAGGAGTCATTCTGGCAAACACAGATACGGTTTCAATGATTGCTGTCTTTAAGGAGATTCCAGTACCCTCACGACTTTCTACTATTGTTGAAGGAGAAACCTTATTCAATGATGCTGCGGCTCTAGTTTCGTTCAACCTGCTCGTGCAAATCTATTCGACAGGTTCGCTCACGTTTCTAGAAGGAATCCAACAGCTACTCTTTATCGCTTTAGGAGGCTGCGGAGTGGGGTTAGTCTTGGGTTACTTAAGTATACCTATATTTACTCGTTTAGACGATCCCCTAAGCAGTCTCTTACTAACTGTGGCAGTTGCATTAGGAACTTTTCAGGTAGGGCAATTTCTAGGTGTATCAGGTGCTGTAGCTGTAGTTGTTGCCGGACTAATCTTTGGAAATTTTGGGCTTTCTCGCAATGCTTCCGCTTCTAGTCGCATTACCTTATTAAGCTTTTGGGAATATGCTAGTTTTACTGCCAATACCTTTATTTTTCTGATGATTGGTATAGAAATCAACCCGATAACGCTGTTGAAAGCGTTACCTGTGGTTTTACTTGCAGTTTTAGCGTATCAAGTCGGGCGAGTTCTTACAGTCTACCCACTGCTAGCAGGGGTTCGTTGGTTTGACCGTCCAATTCCGCTACGCTGGCAACATTTACTCTTTCTCGGCAACATCAAAGGTTCACTCTCAATGGCTCTAGCGTTAAGCTTACCTACTACGTTGCCTGGGCGAGAAGGTCTCATCGCTTTAGTCTTTGGCAGCGTGTTGATATCATTAGTAGGTCAGGGATTAAGCTTGCCCTGGTTTGTAAAACGCTTAAAATTATCTAAATTTTCTAAGGCTCAGCAACAGGTTGAAGAATTACAAGCTCAATTAATTACGTCTAAGGCAGCCCAGGATGAATTAGACAGTCTGTTGAAGTCAGGAGTGTTGCCAAAATCTGTCTATGAAGAGATGCGATCTTCTTACCAGGTGCGAATCGCTGGGGCAGAAAAGGCACTCCGAGAATTGTATAATCGTCGCCCTGAGGAGTTTGAAACCAAAAGTGGCGAGTTGAGTAAACTAGACGCTATTCGTCGTCGTTTACTGCTTGCAGAAAAAGGAGCACTTAATGAAGCAATGCGTAAGCAAATTCTTTCGGAAGATATTGTGCGAGGGCGGTTACAAACTATTAATGAACAGTTACTCCAACTTGATGATGATTTGTAG
- a CDS encoding DUF421 domain-containing protein, translated as MYKLLFEINWQEVFVPSVSILELVLRGTLVYLSLFSVLRVMPSRQVGTLGIADLLVVVLFAEAAQNAMASNYSSITEGGILVGTVIFWSYFLNWLGYKYPQIQRFLNPPPLLLVKYGRLIERNLQKELITKDELMSQLRQQGVELLSDVKRAYMEADGSISVIPYEPSNNRSTVGKKI; from the coding sequence ATGTATAAGTTATTGTTTGAGATAAATTGGCAAGAAGTTTTTGTTCCTAGCGTATCTATCCTTGAACTTGTTCTGCGCGGAACACTCGTGTACCTATCTCTATTTTCAGTTTTACGTGTTATGCCAAGCAGACAAGTAGGAACACTAGGAATTGCCGATCTACTTGTGGTGGTGTTGTTTGCTGAAGCTGCTCAGAATGCTATGGCTAGTAATTATTCATCCATTACCGAGGGAGGAATTTTAGTAGGAACTGTCATTTTTTGGAGTTACTTTTTAAACTGGTTAGGTTATAAATACCCACAAATTCAACGCTTTTTAAATCCGCCTCCACTCCTGTTAGTGAAATATGGCAGGTTGATCGAACGCAATTTGCAAAAGGAACTTATTACGAAGGATGAATTGATGAGCCAACTCCGTCAGCAAGGAGTGGAATTACTTTCTGATGTCAAAAGAGCATATATGGAGGCTGATGGAAGTATTAGTGTCATTCCCTATGAGCCTTCAAACAATCGTTCTACTGTCGGAAAAAAAATTTGA
- a CDS encoding SDR family oxidoreductase yields MQLKPINQQVVVLVGASSGIGRIAALQFASRGAKVVVAARSQPGLQSLVEEIQNMGGDATAVVADVTIFDEVKAIADKAIEVYGRIDTWVHNAAVELYAAFEVTTPLEFKRIVDVNLMGQVHGAMAALPHIKREGRGALIHVSSVEARRSLPLQSAYAASKHGIDGFLESLRVELMHEKVPISVTNVMPASINTPLFDKARTKLGVKPVGVPPIYQPSLVAKAIVEAAEHPKRDVVVGDAGKVILFAQRISPSLVDAYMALTAFSGQKTNQPKSENAPDNLFEPIQGFDQIEGDFSDKARSWSL; encoded by the coding sequence GTGCAACTCAAACCGATAAATCAGCAAGTTGTTGTTTTAGTGGGAGCTTCAAGCGGTATCGGTCGTATTGCGGCTCTTCAATTTGCGAGTCGAGGGGCAAAGGTGGTCGTTGCCGCTCGCAGTCAACCAGGGTTACAGTCTTTAGTAGAAGAAATCCAAAACATGGGTGGTGATGCAACCGCAGTCGTTGCTGATGTCACAATATTTGACGAAGTGAAAGCGATCGCAGACAAAGCGATTGAAGTTTACGGGCGAATTGATACCTGGGTACACAATGCAGCTGTAGAACTCTATGCTGCTTTTGAAGTGACAACACCTTTAGAATTCAAACGAATTGTTGATGTTAACTTAATGGGGCAAGTACACGGTGCAATGGCGGCGCTACCACACATCAAGAGAGAAGGGCGCGGAGCTTTAATTCATGTTTCTTCAGTTGAAGCAAGACGCAGTTTGCCATTACAAAGTGCTTATGCTGCTTCCAAACACGGAATTGATGGCTTCTTGGAATCTCTTCGTGTTGAGTTGATGCATGAAAAGGTACCTATTAGCGTTACAAATGTTATGCCCGCTTCAATTAACACACCCCTGTTTGACAAAGCACGTACAAAGTTGGGTGTAAAACCAGTAGGTGTACCGCCTATTTATCAGCCCAGTCTTGTTGCTAAAGCCATTGTTGAGGCTGCGGAGCATCCAAAACGCGATGTTGTTGTCGGTGATGCTGGCAAAGTTATTCTTTTCGCTCAAAGAATTTCACCAAGCTTGGTAGATGCATATATGGCACTGACAGCATTTAGCGGACAGAAGACAAATCAACCAAAGTCAGAAAATGCTCCCGACAATTTGTTTGAACCCATTCAAGGTTTTGACCAAATTGAGGGTGACTTCAGTGACAAAGCCCGGTCTTGGAGTTTGTAA
- a CDS encoding pentapeptide repeat-containing protein, with product MKFKLLATMAIATPLLLASSVSAANPQHVQRLLKTGECTGCDLSNANLSGSHLIGADLRDANLSGANLTDANLEGADLTGANLAGANLSSTFATNVNFKEANLNGVNFAGAKIYDSNVHGASMNNLNITNAEIFNTGIGVGGDSSEIPDWD from the coding sequence ATGAAATTTAAACTTCTCGCTACTATGGCGATCGCAACACCCCTGCTCTTAGCTAGTTCGGTTAGCGCAGCCAATCCGCAGCACGTACAAAGGCTACTAAAAACCGGAGAGTGTACTGGTTGTGATTTATCTAACGCCAATCTCAGTGGTTCTCATTTGATTGGGGCTGATTTGAGAGATGCAAATCTCTCTGGAGCGAATTTAACAGATGCAAATCTTGAAGGTGCTGACTTAACTGGTGCGAACTTGGCTGGTGCTAACCTATCGTCAACTTTTGCAACAAACGTAAATTTCAAAGAAGCTAATCTCAACGGAGTCAATTTTGCAGGAGCTAAAATCTACGACTCCAACGTCCATGGGGCATCAATGAATAACCTTAACATTACCAATGCTGAAATCTTCAATACGGGGATTGGTGTTGGTGGAGATAGTAGCGAAATACCTGATTGGGACTAA
- a CDS encoding CAAD domain-containing protein, with the protein MEAEMQQPEIVETKSSEATVPNINNQTGTITKLQPAVQSQEQWLKYGEQASSFLASLPEYLGGFFNKYKQPLIVVGLIVAAIVTVKVVLAVLDALNDFPLVAPTFELIGIGYSAWFVYRYLLKASTRQELTGEIASLKSQVVGKDGLEG; encoded by the coding sequence ATGGAAGCGGAAATGCAACAACCAGAAATTGTGGAAACAAAGTCTTCAGAGGCAACAGTGCCAAATATCAACAACCAAACAGGAACCATAACCAAACTCCAACCTGCCGTGCAGTCTCAAGAGCAATGGCTAAAATATGGAGAACAAGCTTCTAGCTTTTTGGCATCACTGCCTGAATACCTGGGAGGATTTTTCAACAAATACAAACAACCTCTCATCGTTGTTGGTTTAATCGTAGCAGCAATTGTGACTGTCAAAGTCGTTCTGGCAGTCTTAGATGCTCTGAATGATTTTCCTTTGGTAGCGCCAACCTTTGAGTTGATTGGTATTGGTTATTCTGCTTGGTTTGTCTACCGCTATTTACTAAAAGCTTCAACCAGGCAAGAGTTAACTGGTGAAATAGCATCACTGAAGTCACAAGTTGTAGGCAAAGACGGTTTGGAAGGGTAA
- a CDS encoding S-layer homology domain-containing protein, with translation MSPDPKSSQSNPLGFDEFIGILVAFATIGVILFWSFSRREGSSWNMTGLQLPLPTASTSPNSSIPPEQLILRGNEPTKTPLVPQEATPEDELPPVSQTEPKESPQAQIPLLIAPEIYSVEEYRAVTPSEKLPTIPPPIAFTDIPSDFWGRRFIDKLSSRGIIKGFPDYSFRPNQPVSRAEFAAMVQQAFNTKVRSKGLSFEDISEKYWAAPAIDRAIGAGFLKGYPDKTFKPQQKISRVQVLVALASGLNLKESSPPGQVLNLYEDVKDIPQYAIAKVTAATENSIVVNYPDAKFLAPNKEATRAEVAAMIHQALVRTGRLQPIKSQNVVTLP, from the coding sequence ATGTCTCCCGATCCGAAGTCATCACAATCGAATCCTCTTGGCTTTGATGAATTCATTGGCATTTTAGTTGCCTTTGCTACTATTGGAGTCATTCTATTCTGGTCATTTTCCCGTAGAGAAGGCTCTAGTTGGAATATGACTGGGCTACAATTACCGTTACCGACAGCCTCAACGTCTCCAAACTCAAGCATTCCACCAGAACAACTCATTCTACGTGGTAACGAACCTACTAAAACTCCATTAGTCCCTCAGGAAGCAACACCTGAAGATGAGTTACCCCCAGTTAGCCAAACAGAGCCCAAGGAATCACCACAAGCACAAATACCTTTGTTAATTGCTCCTGAAATATATTCTGTAGAAGAATATCGCGCAGTGACTCCTTCAGAAAAATTACCAACTATCCCTCCTCCCATTGCATTCACGGATATACCGAGTGACTTTTGGGGGCGTCGCTTTATTGATAAACTTTCTTCCCGTGGAATTATCAAAGGCTTTCCCGATTACTCTTTTAGACCCAACCAGCCCGTCAGCCGTGCTGAATTTGCTGCTATGGTGCAACAAGCCTTTAATACAAAAGTACGTAGCAAGGGACTCTCGTTTGAAGATATATCAGAAAAGTACTGGGCTGCTCCTGCTATCGATCGAGCTATCGGCGCGGGATTTTTAAAAGGTTACCCAGACAAAACATTTAAACCCCAGCAGAAGATTTCTCGAGTGCAGGTGCTAGTTGCTCTTGCAAGTGGATTAAATTTGAAAGAGTCTTCCCCCCCAGGGCAGGTTTTAAATCTTTATGAGGACGTAAAGGATATTCCTCAATATGCGATCGCTAAAGTAACGGCGGCTACTGAAAATAGTATTGTGGTCAACTATCCAGACGCAAAGTTTCTTGCCCCAAATAAAGAAGCTACCCGTGCTGAGGTAGCTGCTATGATTCATCAAGCTTTGGTAAGAACGGGAAGGTTACAACCCATTAAATCTCAAAATGTTGTGACCCTGCCTTAG
- a CDS encoding PAS domain-containing sensor histidine kinase encodes MAKLMRTYSKLTKVHQKKVARKQQLCVKAKTVCVDVGSILETITGAVIVVDCEWRYLYVNSEAAKLMQKTPQDLLGLQMWEVFPDIIGTKFEREYRRSLTEKVPVNFEEFFPSYNMWLEVRANPFDQGLAISFSDITQRKKDEQERLELLQRERVARTEAESANRIKDEFLAVLSHELRSPLNPILGWAKMLRTGKYDRIATDRALETIERNAKLQAQLIEDLLDVSRILRGKLVLNIHPVNLVTAIEAAIETVQLAAQAKAIQIYTVLDSHVGLISGDTNRLQQILWNLLSNAIKFTPNGGRVEVRLERVEGEDKGDRVEMIEGYAQITITDSGKGINPKFLPHVFEYFRQENSTTTRKFGGLGLGLAIVRYLTEMHGGLVTAHSQGEGQGATFTVKLPIVSAPQNQLGESEDCHSRDSIAHSSLQGLRILIVDDEADIRQLVAFILEESGAEVCITKSASEALAVMEKSVPDLLVCDIGMPDVDGYMLMRQIRALPPEKGGQMLAVALTAYAGEYNRKQALAAGFQMHLAKPIDPDIFIREISRICSYITKTKVFK; translated from the coding sequence ATGGCAAAACTCATGCGAACTTATTCTAAATTAACCAAGGTGCATCAGAAAAAAGTAGCTCGCAAGCAGCAGTTGTGCGTTAAGGCAAAAACGGTATGTGTAGATGTTGGGAGTATTCTTGAGACTATCACTGGTGCCGTTATTGTAGTGGATTGCGAGTGGCGCTATCTCTATGTCAACTCCGAAGCCGCAAAGCTGATGCAAAAAACTCCACAAGATTTGCTTGGGTTGCAAATGTGGGAAGTGTTTCCAGATATTATAGGAACAAAATTTGAAAGAGAGTATAGGCGATCGCTCACCGAAAAAGTGCCTGTCAATTTTGAAGAGTTTTTCCCGTCCTACAATATGTGGTTGGAAGTTCGGGCGAATCCTTTTGACCAAGGGCTGGCAATTTCTTTTTCAGATATTACCCAGCGCAAAAAAGATGAGCAAGAGCGCTTAGAACTTTTACAACGCGAAAGGGTAGCACGAACTGAAGCTGAATCGGCTAACAGAATTAAAGATGAGTTTTTGGCGGTATTATCCCACGAATTGCGATCGCCCCTCAACCCCATACTGGGTTGGGCAAAAATGCTAAGAACTGGTAAGTACGATCGAATAGCAACTGACCGTGCTTTGGAAACAATCGAGCGGAATGCTAAGTTACAAGCACAACTTATTGAAGACTTGTTAGATGTATCTCGTATTTTACGTGGCAAGTTAGTCTTAAATATCCATCCGGTTAACTTAGTAACAGCAATAGAAGCTGCGATCGAAACAGTACAGTTAGCAGCACAAGCTAAAGCAATCCAAATTTATACAGTTTTAGATTCTCATGTAGGGTTGATATCAGGAGATACAAATCGCCTGCAACAAATCTTATGGAATTTGCTCTCAAATGCTATTAAATTTACACCCAATGGAGGACGAGTAGAAGTCCGCTTGGAACGAGTAGAAGGCGAAGACAAGGGAGACAGGGTAGAAATGATTGAGGGCTACGCGCAAATCACCATAACAGATAGTGGTAAGGGGATTAATCCTAAATTTTTACCCCATGTATTTGAGTATTTCCGACAAGAGAACAGCACTACAACCCGTAAATTTGGTGGGCTGGGCTTGGGGCTAGCTATTGTTAGATACCTAACGGAAATGCATGGTGGCTTGGTAACAGCCCACAGCCAGGGAGAAGGACAAGGAGCAACATTTACCGTCAAATTGCCAATTGTTAGCGCTCCTCAAAACCAACTTGGAGAATCTGAAGATTGCCATTCCCGAGACTCCATTGCCCACTCTTCACTTCAAGGATTGCGAATTCTGATAGTAGATGATGAAGCTGATATTCGACAATTAGTTGCTTTTATTTTAGAAGAGTCAGGAGCCGAAGTCTGTATTACAAAATCAGCCAGTGAAGCACTCGCTGTTATGGAGAAATCAGTGCCAGATCTTTTGGTTTGTGATATCGGTATGCCAGATGTAGATGGTTATATGCTGATGCGTCAGATTCGGGCTTTGCCACCAGAAAAGGGAGGTCAAATGCTAGCAGTTGCGCTGACAGCTTATGCAGGAGAGTACAATCGAAAACAGGCTCTAGCTGCAGGATTTCAGATGCATCTTGCCAAACCTATAGATCCAGATATATTTATAAGGGAAATCTCTCGCATATGCTCTTATATCACAAAAACTAAAGTTTTTAAATAA